From a region of the Methanomassiliicoccus sp. genome:
- a CDS encoding APC family permease, whose product MSEENNVSGLRRSISWREGFLIAVGLPLAILPTIGFETSYLWGWSILLWALVMLQGFLQNMAFGELATAFPNVSGIPGFAQEVFKDKSGKKNKYDKGRLIGGYCAWGYLITWMVGAVYIMTIGAYVESLFPNLNIDSTVLNLILGGVIYVVLALIASRGLNSGAKLGLILAVFSVVPITAIVIAPFLTGNFHIEYITTALTPAWTWDINGVLMLFGLITMAQWAALGWEGCAMYGPEYKNPGRDIPKALFACGGFCLIMYVLVQASTIGTLGIDGVLAQPISVLQPVANLVFGDIGGEIAILFLIGTLVLLTQMGYSVSARALYGMAREGNMPKWLDHTSSKGEPMRALLVIAIINMFLISLGNLVVVMAASAIGYVIAFGIGLFAYVKAKRDPELKKLDRPYRAPRGWIWIAAALGILQIPFLIMGALYVDYTSYGAIATVLGIVLIVAFFPIWMYSQNERNKLTEKEKGEGVLIKANEVN is encoded by the coding sequence ATGTCTGAAGAAAATAATGTATCTGGTCTTCGAAGAAGTATTAGTTGGCGAGAAGGATTTCTCATAGCAGTAGGATTGCCGCTTGCAATTTTACCTACGATTGGATTTGAAACATCATATCTTTGGGGTTGGTCAATACTCCTATGGGCTTTAGTGATGCTCCAGGGCTTTTTACAAAACATGGCCTTTGGAGAGCTAGCAACGGCTTTCCCAAATGTATCAGGGATTCCTGGCTTCGCACAAGAAGTTTTTAAGGACAAGAGTGGAAAAAAGAATAAGTATGACAAAGGACGGCTTATTGGCGGATACTGCGCGTGGGGTTACCTAATTACGTGGATGGTCGGAGCTGTCTATATAATGACCATCGGAGCGTATGTTGAAAGCTTATTTCCTAATTTAAATATTGATTCAACTGTCCTAAATCTAATATTGGGAGGAGTGATTTATGTAGTTCTGGCCTTAATCGCCTCAAGGGGGTTGAATTCTGGAGCAAAATTAGGACTAATACTGGCGGTTTTTTCTGTAGTTCCGATAACGGCAATTGTTATAGCTCCGTTCCTAACTGGTAACTTCCATATAGAATACATAACTACGGCACTCACTCCAGCATGGACTTGGGATATCAATGGCGTTTTGATGTTATTCGGGCTAATAACGATGGCGCAATGGGCGGCTCTAGGATGGGAAGGATGTGCGATGTATGGCCCAGAATACAAAAACCCAGGCCGCGATATCCCAAAGGCATTGTTTGCCTGTGGTGGCTTTTGCCTGATAATGTATGTATTGGTACAGGCCTCTACAATTGGAACTCTAGGGATTGATGGAGTATTGGCACAACCTATCTCGGTTTTACAACCAGTGGCTAACTTGGTTTTCGGTGATATTGGTGGAGAAATAGCAATATTATTCCTGATCGGCACACTAGTTCTACTGACCCAGATGGGATATTCTGTTTCCGCAAGGGCTTTGTATGGAATGGCTCGCGAAGGGAATATGCCCAAGTGGCTTGACCATACCAGCAGTAAGGGAGAGCCAATGCGAGCCCTTCTTGTAATTGCGATAATAAACATGTTCCTAATTTCTCTGGGAAACCTCGTTGTCGTGATGGCAGCATCCGCTATCGGCTATGTAATCGCATTTGGCATTGGCCTCTTCGCCTATGTAAAGGCGAAGAGAGACCCAGAATTGAAAAAACTCGATAGACCATATAGGGCCCCAAGAGGTTGGATTTGGATTGCAGCCGCTTTAGGCATTCTTCAAATCCCCTTCTTAATTATGGGTGCTCTATATGTCGACTATACATCATATGGAGCTATAGCTACAGTTCTGGGCATAGTCTTAATCGTGGCGTTTTTCCCAATATGGATGTATTCTCAGAATGAACGCAATAAATTAACGGAAAAGGAGAAAGGAGAGGGGGTGTTGATAAAGGCTAATGAGGTAAATTGA